One window from the genome of Amycolatopsis sp. NBC_01480 encodes:
- a CDS encoding thioesterase II family protein, whose protein sequence is MTSPLAVDPPPAPGTAPRVFCFHHAGGTASVFTGWQREAGRAVSVHPVQLPGRERRLHDEYPDDMAALVADLDAELSPWLEAPHVFYGHSMGALVAFALTRHRLSRGARLPEALVTGAFGDPAAPPPLEAVPSMSDDDLLDLLIGLGGMSDVVRRYPRWAGPALALIRADLALCTSFQAGPGVPMPVPLHAFAGAEDPLLDSTSIEAWGAHTSAGFTAEVVPGGHFFLAGPVARARVLAAVTAPLTAAAGAR, encoded by the coding sequence GTGACATCGCCGCTCGCCGTCGACCCGCCGCCCGCGCCGGGCACCGCGCCCCGGGTGTTCTGCTTCCACCACGCCGGCGGCACCGCGTCGGTGTTCACGGGCTGGCAGCGCGAGGCGGGCCGGGCGGTCTCGGTGCACCCGGTGCAGCTGCCCGGCCGCGAACGGCGGCTGCACGACGAATACCCCGACGACATGGCGGCGCTGGTCGCCGACCTCGACGCGGAGCTGTCGCCCTGGCTCGAAGCGCCGCACGTGTTCTACGGGCACAGCATGGGCGCGCTCGTCGCGTTCGCGCTGACCCGCCACCGGCTCTCCCGCGGCGCGCGGCTGCCGGAGGCGCTGGTGACCGGCGCGTTCGGCGATCCCGCGGCGCCGCCGCCGCTGGAGGCCGTGCCGTCGATGTCCGACGACGATCTGCTCGACCTGCTGATCGGCCTGGGCGGGATGTCGGACGTGGTCCGGCGCTACCCGCGGTGGGCCGGGCCCGCGCTCGCGCTGATCCGCGCGGATCTGGCGCTGTGCACCAGTTTCCAGGCCGGGCCGGGCGTCCCGATGCCGGTGCCGCTGCACGCCTTTGCCGGCGCCGAAGACCCGTTGTTGGACAGCACTTCGATCGAGGCCTGGGGCGCGCACACTTCCGCGGGATTCACCGCGGAAGTGGTGCCCGGCGGGCATTTCTTCCTCGCCGGCCCGGTGGCTCGCGCCCGCGTGCTGGCCGCGGTGACCGCCCCGCTCACCGCGGCGGCCGGGGCGCGCTGA
- a CDS encoding HAD-IIIC family phosphatase, producing the protein MDSTSAPASAVDWLRQRLADGDLPDRHPELAPRLGTAGPAEVRQAGTLLQRVAPERVLAAHPDTPVVRVAVTGHSTLDAVRAPLTGELARHGLLLKATMTDFDSYLFALSDPESELYQAEPDLALCVLDPWLVFDEVPTPWRVEDVEAVLKAKLALLDGLARTFSAAGRGVLVYNTIPLPAQFADQLIDLRSRARLGAVWREANAALLRLADDHPAVVVLDLDPVLAEGVPLSDARMSVYAKAHLSAELLARYAHRVAHLARVLTGRTKKVLALDLDNTLWGGILGDDGIEGIEIGDGHRGEAFAAFQRVAKQLGGQGVLLAAVSKNDPGPVGEALREHPGMVLREEDFVRVSADWQPKHLRLTGLATDLGLGVDSVVFVDDSAYECGLVREKLPQVAVVEVDAEPARHLGALLADGWFDARELTADDRHRPMRYREELVRKDFLESFDSVRDYLAELGVRIRLAPPTAAELARVSQLTLRTNQFNLTTQRLQPDRVHELAGDANALLLAVHASDRFGDNGLVGAVLGHRAGDAVEIDNFLLSCRVFSRGIEQAALSTVLAHAKATGAREVRASYRRTAKNEKVAKFYPRNGFTVVAEDETSAAFRHDLADIAAVPEHIELTADFEEPKQ; encoded by the coding sequence ATGGATTCGACGAGCGCGCCCGCGTCGGCGGTCGACTGGCTGCGCCAGCGGCTGGCCGACGGCGACCTGCCCGACCGCCACCCGGAGCTGGCCCCCCGGCTCGGCACCGCCGGCCCGGCCGAAGTCCGCCAGGCCGGCACGCTGCTGCAGCGGGTCGCGCCCGAGCGCGTCCTGGCCGCGCACCCGGACACACCGGTGGTGCGCGTCGCGGTGACCGGGCATTCGACGCTGGACGCCGTCCGTGCCCCGCTCACCGGGGAACTCGCCCGGCACGGCCTGCTGCTCAAGGCCACCATGACCGACTTCGACAGCTACCTGTTCGCCCTGTCCGACCCCGAGAGCGAGCTGTACCAGGCCGAGCCCGACCTCGCGTTGTGCGTGCTCGACCCGTGGCTGGTGTTCGACGAAGTGCCGACGCCGTGGCGGGTCGAAGACGTCGAGGCGGTGCTCAAGGCCAAGCTGGCCCTCCTCGACGGGCTCGCCCGCACCTTCTCCGCGGCCGGTCGCGGAGTGCTGGTGTACAACACCATCCCGCTGCCCGCGCAGTTCGCCGACCAGCTGATCGACCTGCGCTCGCGGGCCCGGCTGGGCGCGGTGTGGCGGGAGGCTAACGCGGCGCTGCTGCGGCTGGCCGACGACCACCCGGCCGTCGTGGTGCTCGACCTGGACCCCGTGCTGGCCGAGGGCGTGCCGCTGTCGGACGCGCGGATGAGCGTGTACGCCAAGGCGCACCTTTCGGCGGAGCTGCTGGCCCGGTACGCCCACCGGGTGGCGCACCTGGCGCGGGTGCTCACCGGCCGCACCAAGAAGGTGCTCGCGCTGGACCTGGACAACACGCTCTGGGGCGGGATCCTCGGTGACGACGGCATCGAGGGCATCGAGATCGGTGACGGGCACCGGGGCGAGGCGTTCGCCGCGTTCCAGCGGGTCGCCAAGCAGCTCGGCGGACAGGGGGTGCTGCTGGCCGCGGTCAGCAAGAACGACCCCGGCCCGGTCGGCGAGGCACTGCGCGAACACCCCGGAATGGTGTTGCGCGAGGAGGATTTCGTGCGGGTCTCGGCCGACTGGCAGCCCAAGCACCTCCGTCTCACCGGGCTCGCCACCGATCTCGGTCTCGGCGTCGACAGCGTGGTCTTCGTCGACGACAGCGCGTACGAATGCGGTCTGGTGCGCGAAAAACTGCCCCAGGTGGCGGTGGTCGAGGTCGACGCGGAGCCGGCCCGGCACCTCGGCGCGCTGCTGGCCGACGGCTGGTTCGACGCCCGCGAGCTGACCGCCGACGACCGGCACCGACCCATGCGCTACCGCGAAGAGCTGGTGCGCAAGGACTTCCTCGAATCGTTCGACTCGGTCCGCGACTACCTCGCCGAACTCGGCGTGCGGATCCGGCTCGCCCCGCCCACCGCCGCCGAGCTGGCGCGCGTCTCCCAGCTCACCTTGCGCACCAACCAGTTCAACCTGACCACCCAACGGCTCCAGCCGGACCGCGTGCACGAGCTGGCCGGCGACGCGAACGCGCTGCTGCTCGCCGTGCACGCCTCGGACCGGTTCGGCGACAACGGGCTGGTCGGCGCCGTGCTGGGGCACCGCGCCGGAGACGCGGTGGAGATCGACAACTTCCTGCTCAGCTGCCGGGTGTTCTCCCGCGGGATCGAGCAGGCCGCGCTGAGCACCGTGCTGGCGCACGCGAAAGCGACCGGCGCGCGGGAGGTCCGCGCGTCCTACCGGCGGACGGCCAAGAACGAAAAGGTGGCGAAGTTCTATCCCAGGAACGGGTTCACCGTCGTCGCCGAGGACGAGACCAGTGCCGCCTTCCGGCACGACCTGGCCGACATCGCCGCCGTGCCGGAGCACATCGAGCTGACCGCCGACTTCGAGGAGCCGAAGCAGTGA